ATCAGCCTGAGCTATCTCCAGGTCTATCCGGGCAGCCCCATCTACGCGCAGGCCGTCAAGGACGGGATCATCGGGGAAAAAGACGGAGAACTGGTGCAAGGCCCCATAAACGTCACCAATATTCGAGGCAAGGCCTATGAATATTTCGAAGCGAAGATCGGCGTTTTCAGAGAAACGCTGGTTATCCCGGCGAAGCTCATTTTGTTTGAAAAACAGGATGAATATAACATTCACCGGGGATATCCCTATCGCATCGAATGGGAGTGTCCGCGTTGCGGCTATAACAACATTTTTTCCAACGCCTACGTTGATCGGGGCTTCCAATCCCAGAACCTCCGCTTTTCGTGCCGGGATTGCAGGGGCATTTTCGATATTCCCAATCTGGCCGTTCCGGCCATTATCCATACGGAGTCCGAGGAGAAATACGCAAAGGCGACGGAGCTGCGCAATTCGGGAAAAACAGGCGAGGCTATCCCCATCTACCAGGAAATCTTCCGAACCGACTTTCCTTACATGAAGCGGCCGGATGCGTTTGTAATGTCCTGCCTTGATCTTGGAAACATCTTCTCCAAAGTCAAAAACGGCGAACAGGAAGCGGCGTTCTTTTTCGGCCAGGCTCTTTTCTACAGGGCCTACAATCCCGCCTATCACATATCCTATGCGCTGGCCCTGATGAGGGAAGGCAGCATGAGCGCCGCCAAACTGCATTCCCAAACGGCGCGCAGGGTGGCGCGGGCGGACAATGACCAACTCTTTGCCGCCATCGACAAGATAGACGCCCTGATCACGGCGTCCGGAGGAGACGCCAAACCCGGCCGCTACTTCATAGGCTGACCGCAATTCGGCCCGCTCTGATGCGTGCGGGAAAAAACTGGTCGGAGTGAGAGGATTTGAACCTCCGGCCCCTGCCTCCCGAAGACAGTGCTCTACCAGGCTGAGCTACACTCCGACGTGGCGTTCAAGAGGCGCGGTTATAACGCCGCCTTGCGCCTAACTCAATAGGCGCGCTCGATGCAGAAGTCGATGATATTGTGGAAGGCCTTTTTCCTGGCGCTGTCGGCGAAGATGCCCAGCGCGTCGCGGGCGATGGCGCCGTAGTGGGTGGCGCGCTCCACGGTGTCGGCCAGCGCCTTGTGTTTCTCCAGCAGTTTTACGGCGTGTTCCAGGTCGCCGTCTTTCTGGTCCTGGTCTTCCAGGGTGCGCCGCCAGAAGGCGCGTTCGGTCTCGTTGCCCCGGCGGAAGGCGAGGATCACAGGCAGATTAATCTTGCCGTCCCTGAAATCATCGCCGATGGTCTTGCCCAGCGTCGCCTGTTTGGCTGAATAGTCGAGCACGTCGTCGATAAGCTGAAAGGCGATGCCCAAATTCATGCCGTAGGTTTCAAGGGCGTCTTCTTCCACCTTCGAGCGGTCGGCGACAACGGCGCCGATGCGGCAGGCGGCGGCGAACAGTTGCGCCGTTTTCGCCCTGATGACTTCCAGATAGGCGGTCTCGCCGGTTTCCGTATCGTTGGCGGTGATCAACTGCATCACCTCGCCTTCGGCAATCAGCGCCGAGGCTCCGGACAGGATGGACAACACCGACAGCGAACCGTCCTCCACCATCAGTTCAAAGGAGCGGCTGAATAAGAAATCGCCGACCAGAACGCTGGCCTTGTTGCCCCACACGGCATTGGCCGAAGCCAAGCCCCGGCGCAGGTCGCTTTCGTCAACCACGTCGTCATGCAGCAAGGTGGCGGTGTGGATGAATTCGACGCAGGCGGCCAGGGCGATGTGGCGCCGTCCTTCATAGCCGCACATGCGCGACGCGGCCAGGGTCAACATGGGGCGCAGACGCTTGCCGCCGGCGGCGACGATATGCCCGGCCAGTTGCGGAATTAAAACAACGGGAGAATTCATCCGCCGGATGATCAGTTCGTTGACCGCCTTCATGTCTTCGGCAACCAGCGAGGTCAAGGCGTCCAGCGACGCCTTTTGACTGCGGTCCCCACCGATGCTGACTACGACGCCCACTCCACGGCCTCCAAGGTTGCCTGACGCAGGCATTGAGCATAAGTAAGGGCGAGACCATTGGTCAAGTGGACAACGCCCCCAGCATGAGCACCGGGACATGAGCAAAATTACCGAGGATGCGCTGCTGGCGGGAAAAATCAGCTTGCGCCAACCGGCCAAAGGGTTTCGCACGGCCATCGACGCCGTTTTCCTCGCCGCCGCCGTTCCCGCCGAAGACGGCGATATGGTTCTTGACGCCGGAACCGGCGTCGGCTCCGCCGCTTTATGTCTGGCCTCGCGGCTGCCCGGCGTGCGCGTCAAGGGGATCGAGGCCGACGGCTTGATGGCCGAACTGGCCGTAGGCAACGCCCACGCTAACGGCGTCGCCGAGCGCGTTGAGTTCATCCATGGCGACATTATGAGGGTAAAGGGGGCGCTTACGCCCGGTTCTTTCGATCACGTCATGGCCAATCCGCCGTTCCGCAAGGCCGGCAGCGGCAATGCGCCGCCCGATCCGGTCAAAGCGGCGGCCACCATCGAGGGCGAGGCGACATTGGCCGACTGGATTGATTTCTGCGTCGCTATGGTTCGCGTCGAAGGCTCGGTCACCCTCATCCACCACGCCGGGCGCACGGACGAAATTCTTTCCTGCATGCAGGGGCGGCTGGGCGATATCGTCGTTTTCCCGCTGTGGCCCGATGACGGCGGCAGACCGGCCAAACGGGTCATCATCAGAGGTCGCAAGGGAATGACGGCGCCGACCAGGACGGCCTCCGGCATGGCGCTTCACGACGGCGACGGCGCCTATACGCAAGAGGCCCAAAAAATTCTGCGTGATGGAACGGCCCTGGCGCTTTAGATGTCCGGTTGCGCCGGGGAGCGTATCCGCTCATAATGCCCGCCATGAACAAAGGACCGGGGATATTTGAAGATATAGCCAAGCTGGCCGGCAGCGCCGCCTCAACTCTCGCCGGATTCCGCGACGAGGTCGAGACCCTGGTGCGCCAGCAACTGGAGCGGTTGCTCGCCGAAATGAAAGTGACGCCCCGCGAGGAGTTTGAAGCGGTGAGAGACATGGCCGCCAAGGCCCGCGCCGAACAGGAAAAACTGGAAAAGCGCGTGGCGGCGCTGGAGGCCGAACTCGGCGTCAGGCCGGCGGGGCAATCCGCCAAAAAGACCCGCCGCAAGTCATAACCGCCGTCTCAGGTTTCTTTGCATACGGCCACTCGGTCTTTACCGGACTTCTTGCCGTCGCTCAAGGCCATGTCGCTGCGCTGAAGCAGCCGTATCACGGATTCGCCGGGCTTGTGCCGGGCGATGCCGACTGCCGCCGTGATCCGTCCGAGTATCTGGTCGCTGCCCCGCTGCGAAAGGTTGCGGCTGGATATATCCTCGCAGATGCGCTTGCCGAGAAGGACCGCGTTTTCCAGCGGGGTGCGATTAAGAACCAGCATGAATTCTCTTCCGCCGTACCTGACGGCAAGATCATCGTCACGGACCGCCTTTTTGATGATGTTGGCGACCAAACGGAGTATCTTGTCCGCCGACTGAGGGCCGAGTTCGTCGATAATGTTCTTGAAGTTATTGATTTCGATCATAAGCGTACATAGGCTGGTGTCTTCCTCGGCCGCTTTTCTCATCAGCAGCGGCAACCGGCCCTCCAGGTAACGGAGGTTGTAGAGGCCGGTCAGCGTATCGGTATTGGCGAGATGACGCGCCTCGGCAAGGCTGGTTTGCAGGCGTTGCACTTCGCGTGTCGTGTCGCGGAGCTTCTCTGCAAGATGGTTCTGATGGGCGGCCATGCGGTCGGTTTCCTGGAGTATTTTCGCCACCACCTCGCGGGCCGCCGAAATGTCGGAAGCCTTTTTCAGTTTTTCCGCTGAATGGTTAAGGATGCGGCCGAATTCCGTCGTCTCG
This sequence is a window from Rhodospirillales bacterium RIFCSPLOWO2_02_FULL_58_16. Protein-coding genes within it:
- a CDS encoding farnesyltranstransferase; the encoded protein is MGVVVSIGGDRSQKASLDALTSLVAEDMKAVNELIIRRMNSPVVLIPQLAGHIVAAGGKRLRPMLTLAASRMCGYEGRRHIALAACVEFIHTATLLHDDVVDESDLRRGLASANAVWGNKASVLVGDFLFSRSFELMVEDGSLSVLSILSGASALIAEGEVMQLITANDTETGETAYLEVIRAKTAQLFAAACRIGAVVADRSKVEEDALETYGMNLGIAFQLIDDVLDYSAKQATLGKTIGDDFRDGKINLPVILAFRRGNETERAFWRRTLEDQDQKDGDLEHAVKLLEKHKALADTVERATHYGAIARDALGIFADSARKKAFHNIIDFCIERAY